The genomic DNA AATTCATTGTTGAGAGTGTATACATCACACTTAGTTTGTTTTCTAAAATTACTTTAATggattttaagttttaaagtttaaacatacaaataaaaaaaaagaaatttttattttatttaattacaaaaacttgattccgaccgttcaatttgtatggcagctatatgatatagtgatctgatctgaaaaatttcgtcggagaatacattgttgccttaaacaataactcgtgcctaatttcgtgaagatacctcgtcaaataaaaaattataaattattataattatttattaagttttaatgcagtatttttattttctttgatattaattcaagttacactttttgagcatggtgaccgataagaaaataaattgttttcttttattcaataaatgataatttaatatttttattatcttgcaATACATGTAGTTTATTCAGGAATGTTTATCATTAAAACTATAGGTTtgtggtaactgaaataagaaacataagtttgagacttgatatcctctaaatatctggaaaatacaaTGGTAGTCCTATATTTTGTTGCgaatcattattcattttcaaattcatcttttccgaaagaaaagttgtcaaccacTCTGATTTTAACAGCGAAGTTGATGGTGAAATCGCCAGTCAAGATAAGTTGAAATTTGtcaccattgataatccgattgaaatacataattttaattgtatagtTCAATTTAatcgagatactgttccaaaagttGGGGTAGCtacttaccaaaataataataattttactaatattatgactccgaatattgaataatattgtatttttttattagataaattttgattaaattccacattattatttgctattaaaaaaatgtatcttaaatattataggGAGTATaccctgctcttcaattgattttttccgcttgaaatatgcaataatacgcctaaaagtaacATTTTGTGCGTACTTTGTGATCGTtataggtttatttccgttacggaatttttGATTCGGTAAAAAGCTTTTCAagcaagcactttatttcgatcgtttagttaatatggcagctatttgatAAAGtcaatctatacaatttcttctgagattacattattgccttaaataataatccatgctaaatttcgcgaagataccttgtcaaataaaaaagtgtccgtacgagaacttgattccgatcgatgAGTGATGAtagatctgatctgaacaatttcttcggagagtatattgttgttttaaacaataactcatgtctaattttgtgaagatacctcgtaaaatgaataagttttccattgaagcactttactccgatcgttcagttaatacggctgctatatgctatagtgatccgatctaaccAATTACTTTGGagattatattgttgccttaggaaataactaacgccaaatttagtgaagatacctcgtcaaatgaaagagttttccatacaagcacttgattacgatcgttcagtttgtatggcagctatatgctagagtgcTCCGAAAtcgtttcgacaaataagcagcttcttagtgaggaaaggacaggtgcaaaatttcagatcgacagcttaaaaactgaaaaactagttcgtatatatacagacggacggacatggctaaatcaactcagttaaTCTTGCTGATCGTTTATGgctatattttataagtttttcgatgtttctttctgggtattacaaacttcgtcggaaaattaatataccctgtttaggattTAATATGGCAATTTGCGATAGGGTAAATATGAAAAGGCAAAAtcatatgttatgtatgtaaactCTTTAGTGTAAGTTTGTcactgtaaataatttttaatttttgtgaaaaatttgatATAGGTATACACACATGCGGATATATGCACTGTATGCGTTTGTTGCAGATTAGAGAAGATATTGCATGTTACACGTTTGCCGTGACAGCAAGCCTTGTGTTGGAGGAAGCACAAACAGCAATAACTGACACACCCTTTGTCAATGGTTTATTTTGATTAATTGTGATGAGCACTCGGTAGTGGGCCTTATGGTTTTTATTCAATTAGAATTCTATTGTATAAATTGGCGGGATGAGTGTGTGTCTATCATGAGAGAGCtggttgtatgtatatatgaaatgaTATAAAGATCGGTTTAATACAAGTACTTCAGACTGATTAATTGTTTGATGTACCAATTAATGTAGTGGTAGATTAATATATCAAAAGTTAAAAGTTTGccaatttacatatgtacatgtgtatgtatgtacatattaaatgACATATTtcagatttaaaatttggatatGGTATTGCAAACTGCGCAGTATGCatgttcaaaaaattaaacCTAGCATCTTTGCCAAAATTGAAAGTTCGAAAAAGCATCACATTTGAAAAGTAGTTAAACATAAAATTACACCAAAACCAACTGTGGTAGCTAAAATGTCATTGTAAGTgatttatgttaaatataattttaatattatattattatactcttgcaactgtcTTGCTATAGTATGAGAGGCCTTTATAGGAACCCCGTTCAAAATTAGCCGATGAGCGTGtcgccgcccacttttaggtgaaatcacatatctcgggaccttctggaccgatttcaatcaaattcagtATACAACATTCTTCTGACTTTtctatattacagtattttcaattccatctaattctttcactttccagtatgcaaagcaggcaccaatgaatgtatcgggataaaactttgcacgagtaatgcctttaaagtatgccaccttatggctaaaaattgtccaaatcgaactgAAACGGTTCATGCCCCTAGggaccgaatatgtggaccccagtatcTAAAGTTGAATTTTTACCGAAAGTTTCGATctatgtgtgagatatataattgaaatccCGATTCTTTCCTGATAACAGTATGTctttatgtcaaaaatatattatgtgaggtaccttaatgaaagcCTAGAAGCATTTTCTTAGTCTGTGGCATGAttgtagtatgtggtattggaaaaattgataaaatcgggtcaatactaccccaaacttccatataatacttataatgattttcgttattctaataagttttatgccgaatatgtcgatcCCTTCCATTTctctatctatgtatgtatgtatatctcatttgaaggtgtttttaatacaattttagctgccGCGAACTAAATTatggcaataaaactaagtctaagtttatggccttcagaacttctcgataatagtatgtctgagtgtccaaaatgggttgaatcgggtccatatttcccttagcccccatataatagagagcgtattttcctaataacagtgtatttttgtgcctaaaataatcgggtgacaacttgccctataactaatcacagaattttcaagcatccgattgattttactccatacaTGTTGATAACGGTATGTGAGACTCAGGGACCATTTTATTCTattaatagtatgttgtattggcagaaatagaaaaaatcagGTAAATATtacccctatctctcatatacctaacataagattttgaaacttccggttggtcctatgccatatacatacgtaagtaactcacaactttatcgtaaagtttgacatttttgatggtatacatactcagaacgtttttaCATATGAGCGCTATGTGTGTTGTTCACAgtaacaaatgaaataatttcgCGAACCTTTTCGCGCgataattttttacaactttcgaggtggattaactcagcaacagtgcatcgatgaatttagttaaatttttgacGATGAAGCTCCATCAGGGATCggtgtttatcgatggtatggtgaattcaatcgaggtcgtagGTCCCTCcatgtcgaatttcgtgaaccagcatacattcaatattgcatgaacatttgacttaaaaaaagttttcacgttggatcccacacaatttgtcaatcgtTTAAAATAAGGCTCGTGTCGATTGGTGGAGATGAGCCCCAAAAGAAAACAGCAGTCGTCAGTATGGGTATTTCAAGAtgagccgaatccaacaaaCGTTGTTCGCACACGAAACAATTCCAATCAAATGGTTGCCTGTCTTTTTGGGAAAACTTTACATGTCCACTAAAACaacgcagaacagtaaattctgagtggtacacaatcatttgtttgccagttgtcATTAGAtgtacaagttttcttaaaaattgtgtgggaatatgaatgaaataggtctaaaccttatatccctaaaataatgaatttcgatcctCTAGTTGacgtttccacatcaactcattatataaaattttagattgTACAGTTGaatttatatcccatatatcaaACTGAAGTtgatttcaatacaattttagctgacgcgaaaaAAGATatggtaataaaactaagttaaTCTGTGgcctataatataaattaataaaataccaaatttgattgtaataaatttacaatttcgtcgaataatgaatgttgaattgtttcacaacattttttaatatattatatatttactaacaCTTGAAGGAATTTTCCGTGCTTTAATCCTTGCAAGgtgaaagagtataaaatatttcgttacaaacgaacttagctcttccttacttgtttgatataaagttttgccagcacgtGAAGGAATTTCCCgagctttgattcttgcaagttacaagagtatagcccgaacttagcccttccttatttttctttatttcatcTACCTATTATTTCGTTGTAGCAGCagtaaaaaatcaatttttaatctcttagtaacatttttgtttgcattttttaagaaaatttacctTAGTaaagtatgtaatttttataccatCAAAAAGTAAGGACTTACGAAAATAAAGCCTactgacttaaaaaaaaatctaatattttaacttgagaattttttttatttaaaattagatcttaccatggtaggaggtaaggggctggatcaaggtgtcatgcgacccgtgccgaagatcaacctggctgggggcccttaaatagcccagtctcgcacggagcttacggatacctggcgccctccgtaataagatagccttacttgcgtagcgggggctatgcgtaagcggacatactttcccctacactcgtgggtccaaaatatgagccaaaaaattaacataataaataaaaacaaaaaggagtccggacctccttcAAAAAGACCGGAGGGAGCGGGTTGCTCCCAgagaagagcagcgtttggcacgagctcgacaacagccaaagcgaggacaggagcgaagcttggtcctggagcaaaggcgAATACTAAGGGGGCAGTAGCCAAGGCTGGCgccacaaaaacagcaacgctggaggcagcccataccaaccCCTGTAGCCAAAGCTTGGCAGCCAAGCAGGAGAAGGTGGGAGATGCTAAAAGCGAAGCTGCCAGTAGTGGGTCAGCCAGAGAGTGGCCTTCCTTCAGGATTGATGACCCGGCAAAAgcaaagtatgcagagaggcgacgcgctgcatacctgttgaagaaggtggagctgcaaccgccaagcaatgaggagctcacaaaggagctccaagaatccattgattgcgcgagagctgtcctacctaacttcaaactagaagcgccggtagtggcaacaaaaagacaaaggtccgctgaagaggctaagccgtcagcaaagagaccgaaaactaagggcgtgacgcccgtaagatcttttgctgatgtggcccgaaaccgcattgtcattggtgtgctggatgagggtgatcccgaaggaaaaatccccagagcccaatggaaatgggtgcaagccgcactgacgaatgtggctttggaagtgctacttagcaatccaggtccacccccgtcatgtgcggatgccggatggtatcaagggcaaataaagatgatagcgtgtgacgacgagagatcggtccagctatataaagCAGCAATATCTAAAGTGGGagaggtctaccccggagccaaattggtggcggtagacaggaaagatatcccatcccgaccgagagcaagggtatggatcccggctacaccatcgcagccggaccaaataatgcagctcataagagcctgcaacccaaatctgccaacggagggatggagattcgtcaaggcctttgaCGACCCCGCAGCAGAATCTGGAGTGGAGACGAAgcgagccacaatgcagattctgctgcttctaacaaaagaatccgtagaaccgctagcgaaaagtggcggagagatcaactacggattcacaaaagtaagggtcatgacctacaaatcagacgccgatgcaggagaaaacttggcatcggaatcggagtgcgaagtcgaggaagatccagtggagtcctcgagcgacgcagagatcacggatcaaggtgagtgtacttcggggtctgaacttgcggacagactctctaaactctacactgagagtgagcttttaagcgactctcatgatgatgcagagaagaccataactaatgcgtcttctccaaattaatttacaccacagcaaactagcgtctctagccctagttaaccgcatggcagaagaacggcctgactttgtcctcattcaggagccatgggttaacggagggcgtatctgcggtctgaggacaccaggttacaatctatacgcgaatggttgtgtaggtaagccaaggacatgtatattggctaacaaaaagcttaatgtctttttattgcacaattacagtagtaacgacactacggtagtaagctgggagacgagcAAGAGGAAATACCGGCTcgcatcatgctacatgccgtacgacgaggtagcagtaccatcgcagctgttcaagGATCTGGTACGAGacgccgaagcatccaagtgttcgatcatacttggatgcgactccaatgcgcaccataatctatggggaagcacggacattaatgaaaggggtgagttgctctttaattatctaataggaagtaagcttctgttatgtaacaaaggtagtatgccaacatttataaccagaaaccgacaggaagtattagatataacactggtatcggaagaactggtggataaaataacacattggagggtattggaagaacactccttctcagaccaccgctacattgagtgtataattgaagaaaatgtagttagggaagagaaattcaggaatcataggaaaacgaactggcagatgcacatgcaggagctaaaaaagcgtattcctatgattccaccattccaaccggaaaagaaagaggacctagacatccttgttaaacgattcacagagtcttgtcgtcaagcactagaggtagcttgtccattaacacacagtaggggaagaattagacctccttggtgGACCCCAATACTTAAAAACATGCAGAAGAATTGCAGAAGGCAATTCAATTCTGCCAAACTATCCCAAGAAGatatagagtgggataactatcacaaccaccttcgggcatacaaaaaggaggtaagaaaagcaaaaaggaaTTCGTGGAAATCCTTTTGCAACGATATCGAAGATACAGCAGAAGTGTCccgactgagaaagataatgacacagtcgaaacacagcatcggataccttcagaagccagatcacagctggacggaatccagtaaagagactctgggcctactaatggacactcacttcccagacagttccgagaacctcaCAGGGGGGCATATAATGGGGAGTGAAGTAAGCTCAGAGacccctccgctagacatagtgtcagatgacaatgtttattgggcaataggcagcttcaagccttataaaacgccgggaccagacggtctattcccggcCCAGTTACAGCAATCCTtgagctacacaataaactggataacaaccatgtttagaggggCGCTGAAATTGAGCTATATTCCCTCGACATGGAGGGAagttaaggtgatatatatcccaaaggcgggcaaaagctcacatattaatccaaaggattttagaccaattagtctttcatcatttctcttaaaaacgctggaaagactaatagaaatacatataaaggacatactaaacccaagaaaaatggcagtttcgcagcatgcgtactcgaagggtagatccacagaaacggcattaagctcagtggtagcagagattgaaaaatctctggaaataaaagaatacaccctcgtagccttcctagacatagaaggtgcctttaacaacatccagccaaaggccatattgagcgcgcttaaagatctgggcatatctgagcctctccggaaattaattgaacagatgctcttgggcaggtcaattatttcaacgctgggagcttcaacaatgtacagatctgtccgaaggggtacaccccaaggaggcgtgttatccccacttctctgggtcctgacaatgaataaaatgcttgtggacctagaaaagaaggggatacatgttgtggcctacgctgatgatgtggcagtctcggttaggatcaagttcccgaacaccctcgctagtctcatgcagacaatactaaacgagattaatcgatgggccgtatcatgcggactgaatttaaatgctagcaagacagaactagtattgtttactaagaaacacagaactcccgaaatcacgccgccatttttaaatggcaccaggctaacgataggggataaagcaagctacttgggactaattttggacaggaagctttcttggaaacaaaacctggaagcgagggtaaagaaagctgctacagcgctttacacatgtaaaagaatggtggggcccaggtggggactgacacctcgggtggctcactggctgtacacagcaattgtaaggccgatcatgacctacgggatagtagtatggtggccaattacagaaaagaaatatgcgattagaagcatggaaagtatacaaagagcagctagtatttgcatcagtggagctctcagaactacgccaagccaggcactcaacataattttacacttgctgccaacagacttatattgtaagcaaatggcagcgaagtcagctctaagACTGCGGGAAGCCTCCCTATTAGTCGCCTGTAACAAGGGACATTCtaggatacttaggaagttcccggttcttcccataaccacggattttcgcaatccggtggagctgaacctaaatccggtcctcaatattacctttccctccagagaggagtgggaacgggatgtagtggacaaggaagaagggattagcttctatacggatggttccaaactggataaccgagtaggcggcggtgtcttctcggctaaattagataccaaaatcgccttccggttaccagaccactgtagtgtcttccaagcagaggtcactgcaattaaagaaagccttcttgtactaacaaaaagcgtaataacaacaagaagtgtatttatatatacagacagccaagcggctttgaaatctctgatgtctcataggatttcgtcgaagacagtgaaggattgccatgatcttctggcggatctgtcatcctatttcactataaatctgcaatgggttccaggacacagtgacatccctggtaactgcgtagcagatgaactagccagagcaggcaccaccctacaactagatcctggtaaggtggacataaatatgcctctggctacgtgtagatacctaatcgacaaacatgtcattaatatagccgagtgtcagtggaatcaatccctgacctgctcaaccagcaggcaaatgtggcaagaatggaatatgagccgcacatgccgactattaaaattcaagaggaatgatataagaactctcgtaggagtactaacaggccactgtctaataggcagacatgcaagtagacttggcgcgccatataacgactattgcagaagctgtcaggaagtagaagaggaggagaccattagacatcttctatgcgattgcgcagcactatataggaaaagaatcgcaaccatgggtcgtgggtttcttgacgacgtctcggaggttgcacagataaaacttgtcacactgatgaagttcatcagaagtacggggtggttcagagaggaaccagtagagtgaggggatcacagtcccagtggtatcacaatgggcctcctaaaggcctaagtgtgtcgaatgacagccactttacctacctacctaggtCAATATAaggagaaaatatatatattttaaatcaaaaaaaaagtgtgtTTGGGACAGTAGAAGGTGAATTTGCACCAATTCGTTgaagaaaaatgtttttgtacaagataaaaataaaaaacccaaaaacttggttatttgaaaaaatttatttataatatatttcatgtCTTGAGTTTACAAAATTCCaaaaaagagttttatatttagTTTCAGATCCATTCACAATGAAGATAGCGGTTATACCACTTAAATAAGATATCCGCGTACTCTCTTGAATctattcaactcgataactttgatATTGCTTTAGCAAAACAAAGGCAGGTAATAGTAAAGGGTCCAATCgttctacacacacatatacgtacatacatttcTACATTTGTAGAATTAAATTCGCTTTAATCCTTAGAAATGTTATAATCCGAAAGTTTAATCAGTCAACATCTAGGTAAATCGAAAAtagatttgaaataaataaaaaaactacaatatCTAGACCCTTTTTTAGTCGCATgaatgtttttaatttgaatttcaatATTTCCTGATCCATAACGTTCTTCAAAGTAACTAGAATTGAAGTACGTACGGTGTCGCCGAATTGACTATACTCTCAAgatgaagaggcgagttgaaatccgggtgaccgtCTGCCCGTTCGTCTatacaagctgtaacttcagtaaaaactgagatatcataagaaggttggtattgtatatgggcgtaatcggaccactgccacgcctacaaaatgccattaatcgaacgaatcgcattagggaggggcatctgcagtttaaaattttgttaagtggGCGTAGCTCTGCCCTcctataggtttaatgtgtatttATCCTAAACCTACTACAGTTCACAGTACAGTac from Bactrocera oleae isolate idBacOlea1 chromosome 3, idBacOlea1, whole genome shotgun sequence includes the following:
- the LOC138856265 gene encoding uncharacterized protein, which produces MRKRTYFPLHSWVQNMSQKINIINKNKKESGPPSKRPEGAGCSQRRAAFGTSSTTAKARTGAKLGPGAKANTKGAVAKAGATKTATLEAAHTNPCSQSLAAKQEKVGDAKSEAASSGSAREWPSFRIDDPAKAKYAERRRAAYLLKKVELQPPSNEELTKELQESIDCARAVLPNFKLEAPVVATKRQRSAEEAKPSAKRPKTKGVTPVRSFADVARNRIVIGVLDEGDPEGKIPRAQWKWVQAALTNVALEVLLSNPGPPPSCADAGWYQGQIKMIACDDERSVQLYKAAISKVGEVYPGAKLVAVDRKDIPSRPRARVWIPATPSQPDQIMQLIRACNPNLPTEGWRFVKAFDDPAAESGVETKRATMQILLLLTKESVEPLAKSGGEINYGFTKVRVMTYKSDADAGENLASESECEVEEDPVESSSDAEITDQGECTSGSELADRLSKLYTESELLSDSHDDAEKTITNASSPN